From the Helicoverpa armigera isolate CAAS_96S chromosome 27, ASM3070526v1, whole genome shotgun sequence genome, one window contains:
- the LOC110369637 gene encoding uncharacterized protein LOC110369637 isoform X1: MSNFKTLRLNDDELTSPSSDEKMDTGSESFRSQDTPNSVLSSDFEGDHPEPVLRLQNPEILRLSETERFNDSLITKMSNLHLDSPRPKNLGISPPKFSSTLTLTTSHPLMSPDENYPDLIPKKLHKVDDDKDLSLSSIEDERASDNTCFYSPQRNTSKNNLYFTECFVTAESQDLTGLDLTVPPDVARVEKVERRKIVPKLRDGTPQKDGMLKYIEESHKQSTPKSLPVDIAVNEEFHSVAEWCESPSHLRSMPNFELPIEMSSSLGMHNDLDSPDVISASTQEDRSAYQALLDPYTGSVALRHTPAPNRSPGLQRRKIRLPPEEDRCSLDSVSACSMESEEEPPSPQELEPQPVNQHLVLSDDEGSKISKSTNTLSEASDPIPEYSAAEEFSNERAWISVPRGGGHATCDMKVIEPYKRVISHGGYDGGGAALIVFSACHLPDNARPDYTYCMDNLFLYVIWTLERLVTDDYVLVYLHGSAGRRRLPSFHWLHECYKLIDRRLRKSLKHLYLVHPTFWLKSFVILTKPFVSSKFFRKLSYVRSLAELMQKVPIEPNAIPELVKQYDATRR, from the exons ATGAG TAACTTCAAAACTCTTCGACTAAATGACGACGAACTAACATCACCATCTTCAGACGAAAAGATGGACACTGGCTCCGAATCCTTTCGTTCCCAAGACACCCCCAACTCTGTCCTCTCCTCAGACTTCGAGGGCGACCACCCTGAACCGGTCTTAAGGCTCCAAAACCCTGAAATACTCCGCCTATCCGAAACTGAGCGGTTCAACGACAGTTTGATAACGAAAATGTCGAATCTTCACTTAGACTCCCCTCGTCCTAAAAACCTTGGTATTAGCCCACCGAAATTTAGCTCAACCCTAACTCTTACTACTAGCCATCCGTTAATGAGTCCAGATGAAAACTACCCGGATTTAATACCGAAGAAATTGCACAAAGTAGATGATGATAAGGATCTAAGTTTGTCAAGTATTGAAGACGAAAGGGCGAGCGATAATACTTGCTTCTATAGTCCTCAAAGAAATACTTcgaaaaataatctttattttaccGAATGCTTTGTGACTGCTGAAAGCCAGGATCTTACAGGGTTGGACCTGACGGTTCCTCCTGATGTGGCAAGAGTTGAGAAGGTGGAACGGAGGAAGATTGTGCCCAAATTGAGGGATGGTACTCCTCAAAAAGATGGGATGTTGAAGTATATAGAGGAATCTCATAAGCAAAGTACTCCTAAGTCTTTGCCGGTGGATATTGCTGTGAATGAGGAGTTTCATtcg GTGGCGGAATGGTGCGAATCGCCCTCACATCTTCGATCGATGCCGAACTTCGAACTGCCTATTGAGATGTCTAGCAGTTTAGGAATGCATAAC gACCTTGATTCCCCTGACGTGATCTCCGCCTCCACACAAGAGGACAGGTCAGCATACCAGGCGCTCCTGGACCCTTACACCGGCAGCGTGGCGCTCCGCCACACGCCAGCTCCTAACCGGAGCCCTGGACTGCAGCGGAGGAAGATACGACTG CCCCCCGAAGAAGACAGATGCAGCTTAGACAGCGTGAGCGCGTGCTCCATGGAGTCGGAGGAGGAACCGCCTTCTCCCCAGGAGTTGGAGCCGCAGCCGGTCAACCAGCACCTGGTGCTCAGTGACGATGAGGGGAGCAAGAT TTCAAAATCAACAAACACGCTATCGGAAGCGAGCGACCCGATCCCGGAGTACTCGGCGGCCGAGGAGTTCAGCAACGAGAGAGCCTGGATATCCGTGCCCAGGGGGGGAGGGCATGCTACTTGTGACATGAAG gtaATAGAGCCATACAAGCGCGTGATATCTCACGGCGGCTACGACGGTGGCGGTGCGGCTCTCATAGTGTTCAGCGCCTGTCATCTGCCCGACAATGCACGACCAGACTATACTTACTGTATGGATAATCTGTTCCT GTACGTCATCTGGACACTGGAACGCCTCGTCACAGATGACTACGTACTAGTATACCTGCACGGCAGCGCGGGTCGGAGACGTCTGCCCAGCTTCCACTGGCTGCACGAGTGTTATAAGCTTATAGATCGGAG GTTACGTAAGAGTCTGAAACACTTGTACCTGGTTCACCCGACGTTTTGGCTGAAATCTTTCGTCATACTCACCAAGCCGTTTGTAAG
- the LOC110369637 gene encoding uncharacterized protein LOC110369637 isoform X2 codes for MSNFKTLRLNDDELTSPSSDEKMDTGSESFRSQDTPNSVLSSDFEGDHPEPVLRLQNPEILRLSETERFNDSLITKMSNLHLDSPRPKNLGISPPKFSSTLTLTTSHPLMSPDENYPDLIPKKLHKVDDDKDLSLSSIEDERASDNTCFYSPQRNTSKNNLYFTECFVTAESQDLTGLDLTVPPDVARVEKVERRKIVPKLRDGTPQKDGMLKYIEESHKQSTPKSLPVDIAVNEEFHSVAEWCESPSHLRSMPNFELPIEMSSSLGMHNDLGSPDVISASTQEDRSAYQALLDPYTGSVALRHTPAPNRSPGLQRRKIRLPPEEDRCSLDSVSACSMESEEEPPSPQELEPQPVNQHLVLSDDEGSKISKSTNTLSEASDPIPEYSAAEEFSNERAWISVPRGGGHATCDMKVIEPYKRVISHGGYDGGGAALIVFSACHLPDNARPDYTYCMDNLFLYVIWTLERLVTDDYVLVYLHGSAGRRRLPSFHWLHECYKLIDRRLRKSLKHLYLVHPTFWLKSFVILTKPFVSSKFFRKLSYVRSLAELMQKVPIEPNAIPELVKQYDATRR; via the exons ATGAG TAACTTCAAAACTCTTCGACTAAATGACGACGAACTAACATCACCATCTTCAGACGAAAAGATGGACACTGGCTCCGAATCCTTTCGTTCCCAAGACACCCCCAACTCTGTCCTCTCCTCAGACTTCGAGGGCGACCACCCTGAACCGGTCTTAAGGCTCCAAAACCCTGAAATACTCCGCCTATCCGAAACTGAGCGGTTCAACGACAGTTTGATAACGAAAATGTCGAATCTTCACTTAGACTCCCCTCGTCCTAAAAACCTTGGTATTAGCCCACCGAAATTTAGCTCAACCCTAACTCTTACTACTAGCCATCCGTTAATGAGTCCAGATGAAAACTACCCGGATTTAATACCGAAGAAATTGCACAAAGTAGATGATGATAAGGATCTAAGTTTGTCAAGTATTGAAGACGAAAGGGCGAGCGATAATACTTGCTTCTATAGTCCTCAAAGAAATACTTcgaaaaataatctttattttaccGAATGCTTTGTGACTGCTGAAAGCCAGGATCTTACAGGGTTGGACCTGACGGTTCCTCCTGATGTGGCAAGAGTTGAGAAGGTGGAACGGAGGAAGATTGTGCCCAAATTGAGGGATGGTACTCCTCAAAAAGATGGGATGTTGAAGTATATAGAGGAATCTCATAAGCAAAGTACTCCTAAGTCTTTGCCGGTGGATATTGCTGTGAATGAGGAGTTTCATtcg GTGGCGGAATGGTGCGAATCGCCCTCACATCTTCGATCGATGCCGAACTTCGAACTGCCTATTGAGATGTCTAGCAGTTTAGGAATGCATAAC GATCTAGGTTCCCCCGACGTGATCTCCGCCTCCACACAAGAGGACAGGTCAGCATACCAGGCGCTCCTGGACCCTTACACCGGCAGCGTGGCGCTCCGCCACACGCCGGCACCTAACCGGAGCCCTGGCTTGCAGCGGAGGAAAATACGACTG CCCCCCGAAGAAGACAGATGCAGCTTAGACAGCGTGAGCGCGTGCTCCATGGAGTCGGAGGAGGAACCGCCTTCTCCCCAGGAGTTGGAGCCGCAGCCGGTCAACCAGCACCTGGTGCTCAGTGACGATGAGGGGAGCAAGAT TTCAAAATCAACAAACACGCTATCGGAAGCGAGCGACCCGATCCCGGAGTACTCGGCGGCCGAGGAGTTCAGCAACGAGAGAGCCTGGATATCCGTGCCCAGGGGGGGAGGGCATGCTACTTGTGACATGAAG gtaATAGAGCCATACAAGCGCGTGATATCTCACGGCGGCTACGACGGTGGCGGTGCGGCTCTCATAGTGTTCAGCGCCTGTCATCTGCCCGACAATGCACGACCAGACTATACTTACTGTATGGATAATCTGTTCCT GTACGTCATCTGGACACTGGAACGCCTCGTCACAGATGACTACGTACTAGTATACCTGCACGGCAGCGCGGGTCGGAGACGTCTGCCCAGCTTCCACTGGCTGCACGAGTGTTATAAGCTTATAGATCGGAG GTTACGTAAGAGTCTGAAACACTTGTACCTGGTTCACCCGACGTTTTGGCTGAAATCTTTCGTCATACTCACCAAGCCGTTTGTAAG